A portion of the Streptomyces erythrochromogenes genome contains these proteins:
- a CDS encoding aldehyde dehydrogenase family protein, whose translation MSEQTTIHIAGTWRSAVSGATREVLDPADATVLAVVAEGGTADTDAAVSAARAAFDGGEWPQTPVLERAALLRRTAVLLHRDRDRIALLESRDAGKTLEEGRVDVDCVADAFLYFADLVSGESAGRVVDAGTPDVHSIVVHEPVGVCALITPWNYPLLQASWKIAPALAAGNTFVLKPSEITPLSTVALIGLLVEAGLPAGVANLVTGAGDPVGARLAAHPDVDLVSFTGGLTSGTKVMRAAADSVKKVALELGGKNPNVVFADACATEDGFDTAVDQALNAAFMHSGQVCSAGSRLIVEESVAERFVAELARRADRIRLGRGTDPGVECGPLVSAAQRERTEEYVASALAEGAVLRSGGVRPDGPGYFYRPTVLDRCHRGMRVVREEVFGPVLTVETFRTEDEAVALANDTEYGLAGAVWTTDAGRGRRVAGRLRHGTVWINDFHPYLPQAEWGGFGKSGTGRELGPSGLAEYRETKHVYQNLAPRPVRWFAG comes from the coding sequence GTGTCCGAGCAGACGACCATCCACATCGCCGGGACCTGGCGTTCCGCCGTATCAGGAGCCACCCGAGAGGTGCTCGACCCGGCGGACGCCACGGTCCTCGCCGTCGTCGCCGAGGGCGGCACCGCGGACACCGACGCGGCCGTCAGCGCCGCCCGCGCGGCCTTCGACGGAGGGGAGTGGCCCCAGACCCCCGTCCTGGAGCGGGCCGCGCTCCTGCGCCGCACCGCCGTGCTGCTGCACCGCGACCGCGACCGCATCGCGCTGCTGGAGAGCCGCGACGCGGGCAAGACCCTGGAAGAGGGCCGCGTGGACGTGGACTGCGTCGCCGACGCCTTCCTCTACTTCGCCGACCTCGTCTCCGGCGAGAGCGCCGGCCGCGTGGTCGACGCCGGCACCCCCGACGTCCACAGCATCGTCGTCCACGAACCCGTCGGGGTCTGCGCCCTGATCACCCCGTGGAACTACCCGCTCCTCCAGGCCTCCTGGAAGATCGCCCCCGCCCTCGCCGCCGGCAACACCTTCGTGCTCAAGCCCAGCGAGATCACCCCGCTGTCCACGGTGGCCCTCATCGGGCTGCTGGTGGAGGCCGGCCTGCCGGCCGGCGTGGCGAACCTGGTCACCGGCGCAGGCGATCCCGTCGGCGCGCGCCTCGCCGCCCACCCCGACGTCGACCTCGTCTCCTTCACCGGCGGCCTCACCAGCGGTACGAAGGTGATGCGCGCCGCCGCCGACTCCGTCAAGAAGGTCGCCCTCGAACTCGGCGGAAAGAACCCCAACGTCGTCTTCGCCGACGCCTGCGCCACCGAGGACGGCTTCGACACCGCCGTCGACCAGGCCCTCAACGCCGCCTTCATGCACAGCGGACAGGTCTGTTCCGCAGGGTCCCGGCTGATCGTCGAGGAGAGCGTCGCCGAGCGCTTCGTCGCCGAACTCGCCCGCCGGGCCGACCGGATCCGCCTCGGCCGCGGCACCGACCCGGGCGTGGAGTGCGGACCGCTGGTGTCCGCCGCCCAGCGCGAACGCACCGAGGAGTACGTGGCCTCCGCCCTCGCCGAGGGAGCCGTTCTCCGCTCCGGCGGCGTACGGCCCGACGGGCCCGGCTACTTCTACCGTCCGACCGTGCTCGACCGCTGCCACCGGGGGATGCGCGTCGTACGGGAGGAGGTCTTCGGGCCCGTCCTGACCGTCGAGACCTTCCGCACCGAGGACGAGGCCGTCGCGCTCGCCAACGACACCGAATACGGCCTCGCCGGCGCCGTCTGGACCACCGACGCGGGCCGCGGCCGACGCGTTGCGGGCCGACTGCGCCACGGCACCGTCTGGATCAACGACTTCCACCCCTACCTCCCGCAGGCGGAGTGGGGCGGTTTCGGCAAGTCCGGCACCGGACGCGAACTGGGCCCGTCGGGCCTGGCCGAGTACCGCGAGACCAAGCACGTGTACCAGAACCTCGCCCCGCGCCCCGTGCGCTGGTTCGCGGGCTGA
- a CDS encoding WhiB family transcriptional regulator has translation MTDTSRTDVLLDPRHDAPLDGPCRSGARNVFERGANEQAAAAREREEAAKAVCHRCPVRLPCRRRALADRVPHGVRGGLTPDERHLLLAHG, from the coding sequence GTGACCGACACCTCCCGTACGGACGTACTCCTCGACCCCCGCCACGACGCGCCGCTCGACGGACCGTGCCGCTCGGGGGCCCGGAACGTCTTCGAGCGGGGCGCCAACGAGCAGGCCGCGGCTGCCCGGGAGCGCGAGGAGGCCGCCAAGGCGGTGTGCCACCGCTGCCCTGTTCGCCTCCCGTGCCGCCGCCGCGCACTGGCCGACCGGGTCCCGCACGGTGTGCGCGGCGGCCTCACCCCGGACGAGCGCCACCTCCTGCTGGCACACGGCTGA
- a CDS encoding Ohr family peroxiredoxin, producing MTVPLTRSLYRTTAHAAGGRTGAVRTDDGRLDVRLAPPRKKVPGTTNPEQLFAAGFAACFTSALAEVAAEFGADASAARVACEVELGTTDTPAGYGLAVSLTVSLPGWRAADLQPLLHRADAVCPYSQAVRGNVPLTLLAVDDQDGPTTSAADDRA from the coding sequence ATGACCGTGCCACTCACCCGCAGCCTGTACCGGACGACCGCGCACGCCGCCGGGGGCCGCACCGGAGCCGTCCGCACGGACGACGGGCGCCTGGACGTCCGCCTCGCGCCGCCGCGCAAGAAGGTGCCCGGCACCACCAACCCCGAACAGCTGTTCGCAGCCGGCTTCGCCGCCTGCTTCACCTCCGCGCTCGCCGAGGTCGCCGCCGAGTTCGGGGCGGACGCCTCCGCCGCGCGGGTGGCGTGCGAAGTGGAGCTCGGTACGACGGACACGCCCGCGGGATACGGCCTCGCGGTGTCCCTCACCGTCAGCCTGCCGGGGTGGCGGGCGGCGGACCTCCAGCCCCTGCTGCACCGGGCGGACGCGGTCTGCCCGTACTCGCAGGCGGTACGCGGCAACGTACCGCTGACACTGCTGGCCGTGGACGACCAGGACGGCCCGACCACCTCCGCCGCCGATGACCGCGCCTGA
- a CDS encoding helix-turn-helix domain-containing protein, whose product MRFFGCPVTFDAPGNSITVADADLDRRRSLYDPALNALHRAYADRLLQQLAAAGTVAERVRQWLERAPLGDVGPEGPARQLNLSVRTLRRALHQEGTSWRALLDTARHGRARRLLETTALPLDRIAPLVGLSGATALVRAFTRWEGMPPGAYRSRYRPESPG is encoded by the coding sequence ATGCGGTTCTTCGGCTGCCCCGTCACTTTCGACGCCCCGGGCAACTCGATCACGGTCGCCGACGCGGACCTCGACAGGCGACGCTCCCTCTACGATCCGGCGCTCAACGCCCTGCACCGGGCCTACGCCGACCGCCTCCTGCAACAGCTGGCCGCGGCCGGGACCGTCGCCGAGCGCGTCCGGCAGTGGCTGGAGCGCGCCCCGCTCGGCGACGTGGGCCCCGAGGGCCCCGCGAGACAGCTCAACCTCAGCGTCCGGACCCTGCGCAGGGCCCTGCACCAGGAGGGCACGTCCTGGCGCGCGCTCCTCGACACCGCCCGCCACGGCCGGGCCAGGCGGCTCCTGGAGACCACGGCCCTGCCCCTCGACCGGATCGCCCCGCTCGTCGGCCTGAGCGGTGCCACGGCCCTGGTCCGGGCCTTCACCCGGTGGGAGGGCATGCCTCCGGGCGCGTACCGCAGCCGGTACCGGCCCGAGTCCCCGGGGTGA